ATCTTGACTTCCGAGTCCAGCGGCTTTTTACCGGCTTCCTGAATTGTCAAACAGCCGAAATGTTTAAGTTCGCCGATGTGTTTGAGCGGATGATCAGACACGTACACGCCAAGAGCGTCTTTTTCCAGCCGCAGTTTTTCGGCCGGCAAATACTCCGGCACGAGCGGCCAATTGTCCGGACTGTTTTTGAAATCCGGCGCGCCAAAAAGCGAGAACTGTCCGCTGGCCTGATTGTTTTTTTGATTAATCACGTGAGTGAGAATTTTGGCATAACCTTCCAGCATGGCTCTGCGCTGGCCAAAAGTATCCAGCGCGCCGGCATAGATCAGCGCTTCGATCGAGCGTTTGTTCAAGATTTTGCTGTCCACCCGCGCGCAAAGATCGGTAAATGAGGCAAAGACGCCGTTCCGCGCGCGCTCCTTGACGATAGCTTCCGCCGCCGCCGCGCCGAAATTTTTGATCGCGCTCAAACCGAAACGGATAGTGCCTTTGACCGGCGTAAAATTAATGTCCGACTCGTTGATGTCCGGCGGCAGGACCGCGATGCCCATTTCCGCGCAGGCGTTGATGTATTCGGCGATCGTTTTCTGGCTGTCAATAGAGCTGAGCAGGGCGGCCATGAACTCCACCGGATAATAGGCTTTCAGCCAGGCTGTGCGGTACGAGACTATCGAGTAAGCCGCGCTGTGCGATTTGTTGAAGCCGTATTCCGCAAATCCGGCGCAGATGTCATAAATATTTTCCGCGTCTTTTTTGGCGAAGCCTTTGGCCAGCGCGCCGGCGATAAATTTCTCGCGCATCTTGTCCATGATCGCCTGTTTTTTCTTGCCCATTGCTTTGCGCAGCGTGTCAGCTTCGCTCAAGGAAAATCCGCCGATCTCCTGCGCGATCTGCATGACCTGTTCTTGATAAATTATCAGGCCGTAAGTTTCCTGCAGATAAGGTTTGAGCTGCTGGTCAAATTTATAATAAGATACATCTTCCTGACCGTGTTTGCGCCGGATAAAAGAATCCACGAACTGCATCGGCCCCGGACGATCCATCGCTTCCAGCGCGATAATGTCCTCGATAGTGGTCGGCTGCAAACGCTGGATCATGCTGGTCATGTGCAGCTCTTCGCATTGGAAAATTCCGGCAGTATCGCCTTTTTGAAACACGGCAAAAACTTTGGGGTCGTCGAGGGGAATATTTTCGATGCCGGGACGCACGCCGTGATTTTTGGCGATCAGGTCGAGACAATCGTTGATCATGGTCAGATTGCGCAGTCCCAGCAAGTCCATTTTCAGCAGACCCAGTTCATCGATATCGTCTTTGGCGTACTGCGTCAGTATCGCGCCGTCTTTGTCTTTGTACAGCGGCACGATCTCGGTCAGGGGCAGCGCGGAGATCACCACGCCCGCGGCATGCATGCCTGTCCCGCGCGAGAAACCTTCCGCCCGCCGCGCCATATCGAGGTGTTTACGGACTGCTGGATTATCGTTGTACAGTTTCCCCAAATCTTTGTTGTGAAAATCCTGCTTCTTGGGATCGTCGCTCCGGCGTAGCGTGTCGTCGATAGTGACGCCGGGTTTTTTGCTGAACATTTTGCTGATCTTATTGACTTCGGCCAGCGGCACGCTACTGACCCGCCCTACGTCTTTGACCGCCGCTTTAGCCGCCAGTTTGCTAAAGGTGGCGATCTGCGCGACCCGGTCTAGGCCGTATTTCTGACGGATATAGTCGATGACTTCACCGCGCCGGCGGATGCAAATATCGATGTCGATGTCGGGCATGTTGATGCGCTGGTCGGTCAAAAAACGCTCGAACAGCAGTTTATATTTCAAAGGGTCGAGCGTGGTAATGTCCAGCGCGTAAGAAACTATCGAGCCAGCTGCCGAGCCACGCCCCGGCCCGATAATAATGTCCTGCTCTTTCGCCCATTTAATAAAATCTGAGACGATTAAAAAGTAGCCGCAAAAACCGGTCTTGGTGATGACCTCCAATTCGTGTTCATAACGCTGTTTGATT
This DNA window, taken from Candidatus Margulisiibacteriota bacterium, encodes the following:
- a CDS encoding DNA polymerase III subunit alpha; protein product: MSFVHLHTHTEYSLLDGASRIEDIVTRAKTYGFPAAAITDHGTMHGVYLFWKECKKQGVKPIIGCETYVAARSLHQKETKLDAANYHLILLVKNETGYRNLIKMVSLASIDGFYYRPRIDWDLLEKYHSGLICLSACIAGEVPEMLLNNRYSEALEAARRYKNLFGDDYYLETQNHGMPEQKQALAGLQQIAQELNIPIVATNDSHFTDNGDALIQDILLCVSQNKLLTDSDRLKAHPETYYKNLAEMQELFPAHPEYLENTLRIAEKIDFDFDNKTQHIPKFAVPEGYDEASYLRKLVEEGIRRRYGENFSEEIKQRYEHELEVITKTGFCGYFLIVSDFIKWAKEQDIIIGPGRGSAAGSIVSYALDITTLDPLKYKLLFERFLTDQRINMPDIDIDICIRRRGEVIDYIRQKYGLDRVAQIATFSKLAAKAAVKDVGRVSSVPLAEVNKISKMFSKKPGVTIDDTLRRSDDPKKQDFHNKDLGKLYNDNPAVRKHLDMARRAEGFSRGTGMHAAGVVISALPLTEIVPLYKDKDGAILTQYAKDDIDELGLLKMDLLGLRNLTMINDCLDLIAKNHGVRPGIENIPLDDPKVFAVFQKGDTAGIFQCEELHMTSMIQRLQPTTIEDIIALEAMDRPGPMQFVDSFIRRKHGQEDVSYYKFDQQLKPYLQETYGLIIYQEQVMQIAQEIGGFSLSEADTLRKAMGKKKQAIMDKMREKFIAGALAKGFAKKDAENIYDICAGFAEYGFNKSHSAAYSIVSYRTAWLKAYYPVEFMAALLSSIDSQKTIAEYINACAEMGIAVLPPDINESDINFTPVKGTIRFGLSAIKNFGAAAAEAIVKERARNGVFASFTDLCARVDSKILNKRSIEALIYAGALDTFGQRRAMLEGYAKILTHVINQKNNQASGQFSLFGAPDFKNSPDNWPLVPEYLPAEKLRLEKDALGVYVSDHPLKHIGELKHFGCLTIQEAGKKPLDSEVKILGILKNITPKRTKKGDAMASGELEDLTGSLELVCFPRAYADLQDIFTDDTIVTINGTLLQGRDEESFQLSVRDAQPVKTAGAQNPSHDFYINIEAVQNKSTMAELKSVIKMFRGGTPVILQDGRKNLRLPADFCIDPNTDFKQKVDAIVGSGNSWIN